In Streptomyces sp. SN-593, a single genomic region encodes these proteins:
- a CDS encoding ATP-binding protein, whose amino-acid sequence MQSDQTDPVRHECALELEAHPYRIQQIRRIVSAQLRYWRVESLVDAAATGISELLANVHRHARPDKQCAVRMTLVPDRLTVAVTDHDPRLPHLQPMEPTATTGRGLAMVEAMCDGWGTDLLPDETGKVVWFMLRTPARQATLVPLRTATVPLEETAAPDRVAVAASVA is encoded by the coding sequence ATGCAATCCGACCAGACCGACCCGGTACGCCATGAGTGCGCGCTCGAACTCGAGGCGCATCCGTACCGCATCCAGCAGATCCGCCGCATCGTGTCGGCCCAACTGCGCTACTGGCGGGTGGAGTCGCTCGTCGACGCGGCCGCCACCGGCATCAGCGAGCTGCTGGCGAACGTGCACCGCCACGCGCGGCCCGACAAGCAGTGCGCGGTGCGGATGACCCTGGTACCCGACCGCCTAACCGTGGCCGTCACCGACCACGACCCGCGGCTGCCGCATCTCCAGCCGATGGAGCCGACCGCGACCACCGGCCGCGGGCTGGCGATGGTCGAGGCGATGTGCGACGGCTGGGGCACCGACCTGCTGCCCGACGAGACCGGCAAGGTGGTGTGGTTCATGCTGCGCACCCCCGCGCGGCAGGCGACGCTCGTCCCGCTGCGGACCGCCACGGTGCCGTTGGAGGAGACCGCGGCCCCCGACCGCGTCGCCGTCGCGGCCTCGGTCGCCTGA
- a CDS encoding LysR family transcriptional regulator has protein sequence MAALATVDAMEHRTPDAAEERAPAARRPAATGPKPAAADLRPAAAGGSQLPPHADLNLLRTFLAVYRAGSFTAAAPLLGLSQPTVTAQIRTLEQQTGRDLFSRLPRGAEPTPYAHELAGRIAGPIDALATLEDTGSAAVPVHLAGPSELLCVRVLPALVPLVADGVQLRVSQGLPEPLLEEMRAGRHDLVIATRRPRGRALESVPLADEEYLLVAAPAWAKRVAAASGGDDLGAALREVPMVAYAEDQPIVRRYWRSVFGRQLTARAAVTVPNLYAVLSAVNAGAGFSVLPRSLCQEYLDSGRLALLHAPQEPPLNTLFLVQRPGADANPDVLRVRDRLRTAASGW, from the coding sequence ATGGCGGCACTTGCTACGGTGGACGCCATGGAGCACCGGACACCGGACGCCGCGGAAGAGCGGGCGCCGGCCGCACGCCGGCCCGCCGCGACCGGCCCGAAGCCTGCCGCGGCCGACCTGAGGCCGGCAGCGGCCGGGGGCTCCCAACTGCCGCCGCACGCGGACCTGAACCTGCTGCGGACGTTCCTGGCCGTGTACCGGGCCGGGTCCTTCACCGCGGCGGCGCCGCTGCTCGGGCTCTCCCAGCCCACCGTCACCGCGCAGATCCGCACCCTGGAGCAGCAGACCGGTCGCGACCTGTTCAGCCGGCTGCCGCGCGGCGCCGAGCCGACCCCCTACGCCCACGAACTCGCCGGGCGGATCGCCGGACCGATCGACGCCCTGGCCACGCTGGAGGACACCGGCAGCGCGGCGGTGCCCGTCCACCTGGCCGGGCCGTCGGAGCTGCTGTGCGTCCGGGTGCTGCCCGCGCTGGTGCCGCTGGTCGCCGACGGCGTGCAGTTGCGCGTCTCCCAGGGCCTGCCCGAGCCGCTGCTGGAGGAGATGCGCGCGGGCCGGCACGACCTGGTGATCGCCACCCGGCGGCCGCGCGGCCGGGCCCTGGAGTCCGTGCCGCTCGCCGACGAGGAGTACCTGCTGGTCGCCGCCCCCGCCTGGGCGAAGCGCGTGGCCGCGGCGTCCGGCGGCGACGACCTGGGCGCGGCGCTGCGCGAGGTCCCGATGGTGGCGTACGCCGAGGACCAGCCGATCGTCCGGCGCTACTGGCGCAGCGTGTTCGGCAGGCAGCTCACCGCCCGGGCCGCGGTCACCGTGCCGAACCTCTACGCGGTGCTGTCGGCGGTGAACGCGGGCGCCGGATTCAGCGTGCTGCCGCGCTCGCTGTGCCAGGAGTACCTGGACTCCGGCAGGCTGGCCCTCCTGCACGCCCCGCAGGAACCGCCGCTCAACACCCTCTTCCTGGTCCAGCGCCCGGGCGCGGACGCCAACCCCGACGTGCTCCGCGTCCGCGACCGGTTGCGGACGGCGGCATCCGGCTGGTAG
- a CDS encoding type 1 glutamine amidotransferase domain-containing protein, with protein sequence MARILFVMTGADHWTLADGTTHPTGFWADEAAVPYEAFRAAGHAVTVATPGGVVPPVDPASLAAGANGGEDNARTVRAVVEGAPEFASPVALAGVRLDDFDAVYVPGGHGPMEDLAVDADAGRLLTSALDRGLPVGVVCHGPAALLAAVREDGGNAYAGYRITAFTNAEERLAGSADGARWLLQDRLTEAGLEVEAGEPWAPHVEVDRNVVTGQNPASSGPLAAELLKKLA encoded by the coding sequence ATGGCGAGGATCCTGTTCGTGATGACCGGCGCCGACCACTGGACGCTGGCCGACGGCACCACCCACCCCACCGGGTTCTGGGCCGACGAGGCGGCCGTCCCGTACGAGGCGTTCCGGGCCGCCGGCCACGCGGTCACGGTCGCCACCCCGGGCGGCGTGGTGCCGCCGGTCGATCCCGCGAGCCTGGCCGCCGGTGCCAACGGCGGCGAGGACAACGCCCGTACGGTCCGGGCCGTGGTCGAGGGGGCACCGGAGTTCGCCTCCCCGGTCGCGCTGGCCGGGGTACGGCTCGACGACTTCGACGCGGTGTACGTGCCCGGCGGCCACGGGCCGATGGAGGACCTGGCGGTCGACGCCGACGCCGGGCGGCTGCTCACCTCGGCCCTGGACCGGGGCCTGCCGGTGGGCGTGGTCTGCCACGGCCCGGCCGCCCTGCTCGCCGCCGTGCGGGAGGACGGCGGCAACGCGTACGCCGGCTACCGGATCACCGCCTTCACCAACGCCGAGGAGCGGCTGGCCGGCAGCGCCGACGGGGCCAGGTGGCTGTTGCAGGACCGGCTCACCGAGGCCGGACTGGAGGTCGAGGCAGGCGAGCCGTGGGCGCCGCACGTCGAGGTGGACCGCAACGTCGTCACCGGCCAGAACCCCGCGTCCTCCGGTCCGCTCGCGGCCGAACTCCTCAAGAAGCTCGCCTGA
- a CDS encoding SRPBCC family protein, producing MTTQNAINWPEKYLPGTCDNFVSNEVIARGVTADRVWRHLTDTSTWESFYDNVSDISFPHGGGPRLEDGREFSFSTFGFPPLAARVVEFRAPAGGEPGRLSWTALQDGPPEERLDVLHAWLVEDLAGGRVRVLTQESQIGRPAAELAGQVPNPMLNGHQAWLDGLLAASR from the coding sequence ATGACCACGCAGAACGCGATCAACTGGCCCGAGAAGTACCTCCCCGGCACCTGCGACAACTTCGTCTCCAACGAGGTGATCGCCAGGGGCGTGACCGCCGACCGGGTCTGGCGCCACCTCACGGACACCTCCACCTGGGAGTCCTTCTACGACAACGTCTCCGACATCTCCTTCCCGCACGGCGGCGGCCCGCGGCTGGAGGACGGCCGGGAGTTCTCCTTCAGCACCTTCGGTTTCCCGCCGCTGGCCGCCCGCGTCGTGGAGTTCCGGGCCCCGGCCGGGGGCGAGCCCGGCCGACTGTCCTGGACCGCCCTGCAGGACGGTCCGCCCGAGGAACGGCTCGACGTGCTGCACGCGTGGCTGGTCGAGGACCTCGCGGGCGGGCGGGTCCGCGTCCTGACGCAGGAGAGCCAGATCGGGCGCCCGGCCGCGGAGTTGGCCGGACAGGTGCCCAACCCCATGCTCAACGGCCACCAGGCGTGGCTCGACGGCCTGCTGGCCGCCTCCCGCTGA
- a CDS encoding alpha/beta fold hydrolase encodes MGSVHVNGITIGHDDTGGGGGPEAGGGPAVPLLLVHGHPFDRTMWGPQVAVFGAGRRVIAPDLRGYGKSTVRSGSTGLDVFARDLAALLDALEVERAVLCGLSMGGQVVLEFHRLFAARVAGLVLADTFAQGETPAGRKERYDRAEVLERDGMAAYAHGVLDSMVDPGTVRDQPEVAAHVLRMMLGAPPQGAAAALRGRAERPDYTGTLARIAVPTLVVVGRRDVFTPVSDAEFLHERIAGSRLAVVEGAGHMPNLERPGAFDAALAGLLAAVDARER; translated from the coding sequence ATGGGCAGTGTTCACGTCAACGGGATCACGATCGGCCACGACGACACCGGCGGGGGAGGGGGACCGGAGGCGGGCGGCGGCCCGGCGGTGCCGCTGCTCCTGGTCCACGGCCACCCCTTCGACCGCACCATGTGGGGCCCGCAGGTCGCCGTCTTCGGCGCCGGGCGCCGGGTGATCGCCCCCGACCTGCGCGGCTACGGAAAAAGCACGGTGCGGTCCGGCAGTACCGGACTCGACGTGTTCGCCCGCGACCTCGCCGCCCTGCTCGACGCCCTGGAGGTGGAGCGGGCGGTGCTGTGCGGGCTGTCCATGGGCGGCCAGGTGGTGCTGGAGTTCCACCGGCTGTTCGCCGCGCGCGTCGCCGGACTCGTGCTCGCCGACACCTTCGCGCAGGGCGAGACCCCCGCGGGCCGCAAGGAGCGGTACGACCGGGCCGAGGTGCTGGAGCGCGACGGCATGGCGGCGTACGCGCACGGCGTGCTCGACTCGATGGTGGACCCCGGGACCGTCCGCGATCAGCCGGAGGTGGCCGCGCACGTCCTGCGGATGATGCTCGGCGCGCCGCCGCAGGGCGCCGCCGCCGCGCTGCGCGGCCGCGCCGAACGCCCGGACTACACCGGCACGCTGGCGCGGATCGCGGTGCCGACCCTGGTGGTCGTCGGGCGCCGGGACGTCTTCACGCCCGTGTCCGACGCGGAGTTCCTGCACGAGCGCATCGCCGGCTCCCGGCTCGCGGTCGTCGAGGGCGCGGGCCACATGCCGAACCTGGAGCGGCCCGGCGCGTTCGACGCCGCGCTGGCGGGCCTGCTCGCGGCCGTGGACGCGCGGGAGCGGTAG
- a CDS encoding molybdopterin-dependent oxidoreductase: protein MDNHTAGAEPGPEEGRGTPVGRRLVLGMLGLGAAGVGVGGAVQGRLDSILASVSAKDPTGVTGLLPGGGGFRFYSVSDSIPHRGESDYRLTVGGLVDRPASYRLADLRALPQTRLVRDVQCVTGWRVPGTAFSGVRLSTLLDAAGVKSPGAAVHFTCFDGVYTESLTLAQARRSDMLVALTMNDKPVTAAHGGPVRLYAAPMYFYKSAKWLSGITVTEKVERGYWEQYGYDVDGWVGKSNGRHDAPTS from the coding sequence ATGGACAACCACACGGCCGGCGCCGAACCCGGCCCCGAGGAGGGGCGCGGCACGCCGGTCGGACGGCGGTTGGTGCTGGGCATGCTCGGCCTGGGCGCGGCGGGTGTCGGGGTCGGCGGCGCGGTGCAGGGCCGGCTCGACTCGATCCTCGCCTCGGTCAGCGCCAAGGACCCGACGGGGGTGACCGGACTGCTGCCGGGCGGCGGCGGTTTCCGGTTCTACTCCGTCTCCGACTCCATCCCGCACCGCGGTGAGAGCGACTACCGGCTCACGGTCGGCGGCCTCGTGGACCGGCCCGCCTCCTACCGGCTCGCCGACCTGCGTGCCCTGCCCCAGACCCGGCTGGTGCGCGACGTGCAGTGCGTCACCGGCTGGCGGGTGCCGGGGACCGCGTTCTCCGGGGTGCGGCTGTCCACCCTGCTGGACGCCGCGGGCGTCAAGTCGCCCGGCGCGGCGGTGCACTTCACCTGCTTCGACGGCGTCTACACCGAGAGCCTCACCCTCGCGCAGGCGCGCCGCAGCGACATGCTGGTCGCCCTCACCATGAACGACAAGCCGGTCACCGCCGCCCACGGCGGACCGGTCCGCCTCTACGCGGCCCCGATGTACTTCTACAAGTCCGCCAAGTGGCTGTCGGGCATCACCGTCACCGAGAAGGTGGAACGCGGCTACTGGGAGCAGTACGGATATGACGTCGACGGATGGGTCGGAAAGTCCAACGGACGCCATGACGCGCCCACGTCGTGA
- a CDS encoding cytochrome b/b6 domain-containing protein, whose translation MTRPRRDRPAPAGTVRRFTRAETWVHRTLNTLMAVCVFTAACLYFPPLAEIVGRRRLVVTVHEWSGVLLPVPLVLGLASRAYRADTRRLGRFFPHDWTWLRTAVRERRRDARHAGKFNAGQKLYAAFAVGAVLIMIGTGLIMWFPRLSPLLWRTGATFVHDWLALLVAAVITGHVWFAASDPEARRGLRTGRVPGWWARREHPLWRAEPPAPGAGDTPDGPGGQAR comes from the coding sequence ATGACGCGCCCACGTCGTGACCGCCCGGCGCCCGCCGGGACCGTACGGCGCTTCACTCGCGCCGAGACCTGGGTGCACCGCACCCTCAACACCCTCATGGCGGTCTGCGTGTTCACCGCCGCCTGCCTGTACTTCCCGCCGCTCGCCGAGATCGTGGGCCGCCGCCGGCTGGTGGTGACCGTCCACGAGTGGTCCGGTGTCCTGCTGCCGGTGCCGCTCGTCCTCGGACTCGCCTCCCGCGCCTACCGCGCCGACACCCGGCGGCTGGGCCGGTTCTTCCCGCACGACTGGACGTGGCTGCGCACCGCCGTGCGCGAGCGCCGCCGCGACGCCCGGCACGCGGGCAAGTTCAACGCCGGGCAGAAGCTCTACGCCGCCTTCGCCGTCGGCGCGGTCCTGATCATGATCGGCACCGGCCTGATCATGTGGTTCCCCCGACTGAGCCCGCTGCTGTGGCGGACCGGCGCCACCTTCGTCCACGACTGGCTCGCGCTGCTCGTCGCCGCCGTCATCACCGGGCACGTGTGGTTCGCCGCCTCCGACCCCGAGGCACGGCGCGGCCTGCGCACCGGCCGGGTGCCCGGCTGGTGGGCCCGCCGGGAGCACCCGCTGTGGCGCGCCGAACCGCCCGCCCCGGGCGCCGGCGACACTCCCGACGGCCCCGGCGGACAGGCGCGCTGA
- a CDS encoding DeoR/GlpR family DNA-binding transcription regulator, translated as MSDNQNLLAEQRRALILDEVRRRGGVRVNELTRRLNVSDMTVRRDLDALARQGVVEKVHGGAVPVVEPSSHEPGFEAKSGLELGAKEAIARAAATLVPPGAAIALAGGTTAYALAQQLLDVPDLTVVTNSVRVADVFQSGQRPVGGAHGTAAATVVITGGMRTPSETLVGPVADRAIQSLHFDLLFLGVHGISVEAGLSTPNLAEAETNRQFVRSARRVVVIADHTKWGTVGLSSFAALEDVDTLVTDAGIPEVVREEIAEHLSDLIVAGEPAPAALD; from the coding sequence GTGAGCGACAACCAGAACCTCCTCGCGGAGCAGCGTCGGGCCCTGATCCTGGACGAGGTCCGGCGGCGCGGCGGTGTGCGGGTCAACGAGCTGACCCGCCGCCTGAACGTGTCCGACATGACGGTCCGCCGCGACCTGGACGCGCTCGCCCGGCAGGGCGTCGTGGAGAAGGTGCACGGCGGCGCCGTGCCGGTGGTCGAACCCAGCAGCCACGAGCCGGGGTTCGAGGCCAAGTCCGGCCTGGAACTGGGCGCGAAGGAGGCGATCGCGCGGGCGGCCGCCACCCTGGTCCCGCCGGGTGCCGCCATCGCGCTGGCCGGCGGCACCACCGCCTACGCGCTGGCGCAGCAGCTTCTCGACGTGCCGGACCTGACCGTGGTGACCAACTCGGTGCGGGTCGCGGACGTCTTCCAGTCCGGGCAGCGCCCGGTGGGCGGCGCCCACGGCACGGCCGCGGCGACCGTGGTGATCACCGGCGGGATGCGGACGCCGTCCGAGACGCTGGTCGGGCCGGTCGCGGACCGGGCGATCCAGTCGCTCCACTTCGACCTGCTCTTCCTGGGCGTGCACGGCATCTCGGTGGAGGCGGGCCTGTCCACGCCGAACCTCGCGGAGGCCGAGACCAACCGCCAGTTCGTCCGCTCGGCGCGGCGGGTGGTGGTGATCGCCGACCACACCAAGTGGGGCACGGTGGGCCTGAGTTCGTTCGCCGCCCTGGAGGACGTCGACACGCTGGTCACGGACGCGGGCATCCCCGAGGTGGTGCGCGAGGAGATCGCCGAGCACCTGTCGGACCTGATCGTGGCGGGCGAGCCGGCCCCGGCCGCCCTCGACTGA
- a CDS encoding right-handed parallel beta-helix repeat-containing protein, with protein sequence MAHGVVQVTNPSSSRWRRRTGEYETLAAALEAASDGDVLSMGPGTYRENLLVDRAVTLRCADGPGTVRLAPASGVALTLRGPAVVQDLVVECQDVTSAAVLVEAGAPELSGVRISTRSAVGLEVRDGARPTVRRCTVDNPAGVGVSVLEGAGGLFEECEVVAAGQNGFAVRGGAGPRLERCRIHHASGAGVSITGEGSSLEAVSCEVYEVRGTGVQVSAQGSGQFTDCQVHRTTGDGITLDTDAVLAMADCDIHDIPENAVDLRARSVLTLTRSSVRGFGRNGLSVWDPGTRADANQCEIHDSTGDYPAVWVSDGAVAILDSCRVHDVPDALFVLDRGSRADVVDSDFTQIRNTAVSVSDGASVQLDDCRIKEAATGAWFRDHGSGGTLAQVTVDDTATGVIVTKGADPALERCTITNPTEAGVYVSAGGRGAFNGCRVVGSKGFGFHVIDGCRSHLTRCRTERCARGGYEFSEPGPVTEDCTSDRAATDDVPAPVPTAAGTADAGPAPADSGPSARLRSTGAQSYGLLGGVPAQRPAEAEQEAQVRVTARESDAVLGDLDALVGLDGVKREVRTLIDLISVGRRREQAGLKAPSPRRHLVFTGSPGTGKTTVARLYGEILASLGVLERGHLVEVARVDLVGEHIGSTAIRTQEAFDRARGGVLFIDEAYALAPEDAGRDFGREAIDTLVKLMEDHREAVVVIVAGYTAEMERFLASNPGVASRFSRTITFGDYSAEELLRIVEAQAAEHEYRLGDDAADALLKYFTAIPKGPAFGNGRTARQTFEGMIERHAVRMAHVEEPTHDELQLLYPEDLPNLT encoded by the coding sequence ATGGCACATGGCGTGGTGCAGGTGACCAATCCGAGCAGTTCTCGGTGGCGCCGCCGCACAGGTGAGTACGAGACCCTCGCCGCCGCGCTGGAGGCGGCGAGTGACGGTGACGTGCTCTCGATGGGTCCCGGCACCTACCGGGAGAACCTGCTGGTGGACCGCGCGGTCACGCTGCGCTGCGCGGACGGCCCCGGCACCGTGCGGCTCGCGCCCGCCTCCGGTGTGGCGCTGACCCTGCGCGGGCCCGCGGTGGTGCAGGACCTGGTGGTCGAGTGCCAGGACGTCACGTCGGCCGCGGTGCTGGTCGAGGCGGGCGCCCCGGAGCTGTCGGGGGTGCGGATCAGCACCCGCTCGGCGGTCGGCCTGGAGGTCCGCGACGGCGCCCGGCCGACGGTGCGCCGCTGCACCGTGGACAACCCGGCCGGCGTCGGGGTGAGCGTGCTGGAGGGCGCGGGCGGCCTGTTCGAGGAGTGCGAGGTCGTCGCCGCCGGGCAGAACGGCTTCGCGGTCCGCGGCGGCGCGGGCCCCCGGCTGGAGCGCTGCCGCATCCACCACGCCTCGGGCGCCGGGGTGTCGATCACCGGCGAGGGCAGCTCGCTGGAGGCGGTGAGCTGCGAGGTCTACGAGGTGCGCGGCACCGGCGTGCAGGTGTCGGCGCAGGGCAGCGGGCAGTTCACCGACTGCCAGGTGCACCGGACCACCGGCGACGGCATCACCCTGGACACCGACGCGGTGCTGGCGATGGCCGACTGCGACATCCACGACATCCCCGAGAACGCGGTGGACCTGCGGGCCCGTTCGGTGCTCACCCTCACCCGCAGCTCGGTCCGCGGCTTCGGCCGCAACGGCCTGTCGGTCTGGGACCCGGGCACCCGCGCGGACGCCAACCAGTGCGAGATCCACGACAGCACCGGCGACTACCCGGCAGTGTGGGTGAGCGACGGCGCGGTGGCCATACTCGACTCCTGCCGCGTGCACGACGTGCCGGACGCGCTGTTCGTGCTGGACCGCGGCTCGCGCGCGGACGTCGTGGACAGCGACTTCACGCAGATCCGCAACACCGCGGTGTCGGTGAGCGACGGCGCCAGCGTGCAGTTGGACGACTGCCGGATCAAGGAGGCGGCCACCGGCGCGTGGTTCCGCGACCACGGCAGCGGCGGCACCCTCGCGCAGGTCACCGTCGACGACACCGCGACCGGGGTGATCGTCACCAAGGGCGCCGACCCGGCGCTGGAGCGCTGCACCATCACCAACCCCACCGAGGCGGGCGTCTACGTCTCGGCCGGCGGCCGGGGCGCCTTCAACGGCTGCCGGGTGGTCGGCAGCAAGGGCTTCGGCTTCCACGTCATCGACGGCTGCCGGTCCCACCTGACCCGCTGCCGCACCGAGCGCTGCGCCCGCGGCGGCTACGAGTTCTCCGAGCCCGGCCCGGTCACCGAGGACTGCACCAGCGACCGCGCCGCCACCGACGACGTGCCCGCGCCGGTGCCCACCGCGGCGGGCACCGCCGACGCCGGGCCCGCGCCCGCCGACTCCGGCCCCTCCGCCCGGCTGCGGAGCACCGGCGCCCAGTCGTACGGCCTGCTGGGCGGTGTCCCGGCGCAGCGGCCGGCCGAAGCGGAGCAGGAGGCGCAGGTCCGGGTGACCGCGCGGGAGAGCGACGCGGTGCTCGGCGACCTCGACGCGCTGGTCGGTCTGGACGGCGTCAAGCGCGAGGTGCGCACCCTGATCGACCTGATCTCGGTCGGGCGGCGCCGCGAGCAGGCCGGGCTGAAGGCCCCCTCCCCGCGCCGCCACCTGGTCTTCACCGGCTCCCCCGGCACCGGCAAGACCACGGTGGCGCGGCTGTACGGGGAGATCCTGGCGTCGCTCGGCGTCCTGGAGCGCGGGCACCTGGTCGAGGTCGCCCGCGTGGACCTGGTCGGCGAGCACATCGGATCGACCGCGATCCGCACCCAGGAGGCGTTCGACCGGGCGCGCGGCGGGGTGCTGTTCATCGACGAGGCGTACGCGCTCGCGCCGGAGGACGCCGGCCGCGACTTCGGGCGCGAGGCGATCGACACCCTGGTGAAGCTCATGGAGGACCACCGCGAGGCGGTCGTGGTGATCGTGGCCGGCTACACCGCCGAGATGGAGCGGTTCCTCGCCTCCAACCCCGGGGTGGCGTCGCGCTTCTCGCGCACCATCACCTTCGGCGACTACAGCGCGGAGGAGTTGCTCCGGATCGTCGAGGCGCAGGCCGCCGAGCACGAGTACCGGCTCGGCGACGACGCCGCCGACGCGCTGCTGAAGTACTTCACCGCGATCCCCAAGGGCCCCGCCTTCGGCAACGGCCGCACCGCGCGCCAGACCTTCGAGGGCATGATCGAACGGCACGCGGTCCGCATGGCCCACGTCGAGGAGCCCACCCACGACGAGTTGCAGCTCCTCTACCCCGAGGACCTCCCCAACCTCACGTAG
- a CDS encoding Rv1733c family protein translates to MRGRTTGTVRGWRWRRNPLRRRTDVVETWLGVLFVALLCASPLLGWWADRSVGRVLRHEVATEHAERTLVTATLARSKPSGSETHPTEQLRWTGPDGASHTATVSSDLEVLQQGRIRIWTDRKGAPAAPPLDSATASTHAVLAGVAAGSAAAGLLVMGRQLLMWRLMLRRLESWAREWARVGQDWGRAGAGG, encoded by the coding sequence ATGAGGGGTCGCACGACAGGCACCGTGCGCGGATGGCGCTGGCGGCGCAATCCGCTGCGCCGGCGCACGGACGTGGTGGAGACGTGGCTCGGGGTGCTGTTCGTCGCCCTGCTGTGCGCTTCGCCGCTGCTGGGCTGGTGGGCGGACAGATCGGTGGGCCGCGTCCTGCGCCACGAGGTCGCCACCGAGCACGCCGAGCGCACCCTGGTGACCGCGACCCTCGCCCGGTCCAAGCCGTCCGGCTCCGAGACGCACCCCACCGAGCAGTTGCGCTGGACCGGGCCCGACGGCGCCTCGCACACCGCCACGGTCTCCTCCGACCTGGAGGTGCTGCAGCAGGGCCGGATCAGGATCTGGACCGACCGCAAGGGCGCCCCGGCGGCGCCGCCGCTGGACTCCGCCACCGCCTCCACCCACGCGGTGCTGGCCGGCGTGGCCGCCGGATCGGCCGCGGCCGGACTGCTGGTGATGGGGCGCCAGTTGCTGATGTGGCGTCTGATGCTGCGCCGGCTGGAGTCCTGGGCGCGCGAATGGGCCCGGGTCGGCCAGGACTGGGGCCGCGCGGGCGCCGGCGGCTGA
- a CDS encoding MOSC domain-containing protein, producing MTMPTVSALHLYPVKSMRATSTPAAVVEPWGLAGDRRWMLVDAATGKAVTQREDPRLALVHTALDGRGGLRVTAPGREPLDVAMPAPGPLETVRIFAGELDVRTAGQAADTYFSAHLGTAVRLVHLDRPDLRRPIAPEYAEPGETVSLADGFPLLVTTSASLDALNALIAAGDQAHEGPLPMDRFRPNAVVDGTEAWAEDGWRRVRIGEVLFRVPKPCGRCVITTTDQRTGARGREPLRTLGRHRNIDSKLVFGQNLVPESSGTLHVGDALTVVE from the coding sequence ATGACCATGCCCACCGTCAGCGCGCTGCACCTGTATCCGGTCAAGTCCATGCGGGCGACGAGCACGCCGGCAGCGGTCGTGGAGCCGTGGGGGCTCGCGGGGGACCGCCGCTGGATGCTGGTCGACGCCGCCACCGGCAAGGCCGTCACGCAACGCGAGGACCCCCGGCTGGCGCTGGTGCACACCGCGCTCGACGGCCGTGGCGGGCTGCGCGTGACCGCGCCCGGCCGGGAACCGCTGGACGTCGCCATGCCGGCGCCCGGCCCGCTGGAGACGGTGCGGATCTTCGCCGGCGAGCTGGATGTACGGACCGCCGGCCAGGCGGCCGACACCTACTTCTCCGCCCACCTGGGCACCGCTGTGCGGCTGGTCCACCTCGACCGCCCCGACCTGCGGCGGCCCATCGCGCCCGAGTACGCCGAACCGGGCGAGACCGTCAGCCTCGCCGACGGCTTCCCGCTGCTGGTCACCACCAGCGCGTCGCTCGACGCGCTCAACGCGCTGATCGCGGCGGGCGACCAGGCCCACGAGGGCCCGCTGCCGATGGACCGGTTCCGACCCAACGCCGTCGTGGACGGCACCGAGGCGTGGGCCGAGGACGGCTGGCGGCGGGTGCGGATCGGCGAGGTCCTCTTCCGGGTGCCCAAGCCCTGCGGGCGCTGCGTGATCACCACCACCGACCAGCGCACCGGGGCCAGGGGCCGGGAGCCGCTGCGCACCCTGGGCCGGCACCGCAACATCGACTCCAAGCTGGTTTTCGGCCAGAACCTCGTACCCGAGTCGTCAGGAACCCTGCACGTCGGCGACGCGTTGACCGTGGTGGAGTGA
- a CDS encoding DUF6643 family protein: protein MTTPRGSYGGGSGSYYPSSASFPDTPIYDSLVAERGTPQIAPIRVPAPYPSYESGGYNSFGGGGNLPALPAALPALPAGPSAPVQQMGQQHQPQYQPAQNGYQGGGYPQQPASYAPQQAGMPRQPQTNGYGGYPAQPQQPSPSGYQTARPAPPRPMAPRQGPAGHPEDTYQRRNLGLGVPPAQPGGGYYQG from the coding sequence ATGACCACCCCCCGCGGTTCGTACGGTGGCGGCTCCGGCAGCTACTACCCTTCGTCTGCGTCCTTCCCGGACACCCCGATCTACGACAGCCTCGTGGCCGAGCGCGGCACCCCGCAGATCGCCCCCATCCGTGTGCCCGCGCCGTACCCCTCGTACGAGTCCGGCGGCTACAACTCCTTTGGCGGGGGCGGGAATCTGCCCGCGCTGCCGGCCGCGCTCCCGGCCCTGCCGGCCGGCCCCTCGGCCCCGGTGCAGCAGATGGGCCAGCAGCACCAGCCGCAGTACCAGCCGGCGCAGAACGGGTACCAGGGCGGGGGCTACCCGCAGCAGCCCGCGTCCTACGCCCCGCAGCAGGCCGGGATGCCGCGCCAGCCGCAGACCAACGGCTACGGCGGCTACCCTGCGCAACCGCAGCAGCCGTCGCCCTCCGGGTACCAGACGGCCCGTCCGGCGCCGCCGCGGCCGATGGCGCCCCGGCAGGGTCCCGCCGGGCACCCCGAGGACACCTACCAGCGCCGCAACCTGGGGCTCGGGGTCCCGCCGGCGCAGCCCGGAGGCGGGTACTACCAGGGCTGA